In Perca fluviatilis chromosome 18, GENO_Pfluv_1.0, whole genome shotgun sequence, one genomic interval encodes:
- the sipa1l1 gene encoding signal-induced proliferation-associated 1-like protein 1, producing the protein MTSLKRSQTERSVGGSVPASDEFYTRRLRLPNGGAPPPRSESAHISSSSTTGTNPGVPKMGVRARVADWPPRKDGGGGGVWHITVETDSPSSTNTTSSSGSGSGDRERLVGGGGGGGGGGGGGGGGGGGGGGSGGGGGSGGGGVSAVTAHSNLSAKLGHLISPQDSSMLRNIHNTLKSKMHGKGKDNRFLSPDGYLGSPRKGMRRIRQRSNSDITISELDVDGNEGWSFSGWTPMHREYGSTSSIDKHGVSGESFFDMLKGYQSSEAPDQRSPAPDKLTELLTVAPTKQAALDLPDGPLGPARGSPASRLKEREKHLKRRSKSETGGESIFRKLRSVKVEGDSSRAGSDAEDGGKGDESGPPPKPWACQKGFAHFDVQSLLFDLNEVIHSRQSGSKRKNTTTGASAAAAASASATSSLSSNQSGVYGSPCGSQEELSKEGTGGGHGTNPVLDPGDDKSNDLVLSCPCFRNEIGGERERNISPPKQQGSIGSGGSSSNSSGSTEEGPLDAILTTHFTNAGVAVLEAAKDGPSQHADRSKRYIMEHVDLGTYYYRKYFYLREHWNYLGVDENLGPVAVSLRREKLDEHKEHGQQYNFRVIFRTSELNTLRGSILEDAVPSTSKHGLARGLPLKEVLEYLVPELNAHCLRLALNTPKVTEQLMKLDEQGLSFQRKVGVMYCMAGQSSEEEMYNNELAGPALEEFLHLLGERVRLKGFTKYRAQLDTKTDSTGTHSMYTTYKDYEIMFHVSTMLPYTPNNKQQLLRKRHIGNDIVTIVFQEPGALPFTPKNIRSHFQHVFVVVRAHNPCSDNSSYSVAVTRSKDVPSFGPPIPEGVAFPKSSVFRDFLLAKVINAENAAHKSHKFRAMATRTRQEYLRDLAERHTTSTPIDPSGKFPFISLAHKKKEKSRPYEGAELRSLGAVTWLVHVEDHGTGGELEALLSISNDFLILLDQEAKAVVFNCATKDAIGWTLSSPASLRIFYERGESVSLRSISNNTEDFKEVVKRLEFLTKGCETSEMTLRRNGLGQLGFHVNYEGIVAEVEPYGYAWQAGLRQGSRLVEICKVAVATLTHEQMIDLLRTSVTVRVVIIPPHDDATPRRGCSELYRMPVSEYNKGGGSSSSDSGSFEYKFPFRSNNNKWQRTSSSPQQSLTASPQPHTPNRAISLGSSVGKTLSAERLERGAAIPRSVSSDGRPLDTKRMSPGSESYSLASSLALGRSPHNRSSPSNLSCSSDASGSSAHWRQKSMPEQFAGSRHSPMSGERREVVGEGGSSGKSTPNWSRMEEGGGAERGSTEAPVSKSGQGYSGAPRIQRQEQVIHLSPKKGSQSDGPYSGHSSSNTLSSTASSGGHSDSDKWYEMGAGGGSSGDQGEPEPNGLGGGGYLQGASADSGIDTSSYGASHHTHPHSHHGSTTSLLAPSGGRESRERSVSPWHSPTEGGRRMLERSPAAAESPGPPAERSQDGTGRTPPTHLLVRDSSTYSLSETGSHSSARHSGHSSPRDESSSSTTSPSSQSSPSPGPKSFYPRQGAQSKYLIGWRKPGSTINSVDFGDTRKKSPGESGGEVVPTPAARPSLRDMHSPQPHAKSTMEEDVKRHSAPDSPPPPRRHKEKHHQKSAPSQPHSHRRSLHRTLSDESIYRGQRLPPLCDSVADPALSSDVLFSCSTLPRSPTTRGVPLRRPSYKLGVKLHGDLSASDTSLVDLVERHRGPLPQELMPLPSQDRDSPLEWTHLVDVASTFESERNTHYVQRSYVFGDSNHRNSGASSPQQGHIELQPAPLSRPSSSEGHRGLERKVTKLEAMVKMLQEDLKKEREEKVRLQGQIKRLWEDNQRLQEESQTSAAKLKKFTEWVFNTIDMN; encoded by the exons ATGACCAGTCTGAAGCGTTCTCAGACAGAGCGCTCGGTTGGGGGCTCAGTGCCGGCTTCTGATGAGTTTTATACCCGCCGCCTGCGATTGCCCAATGGAGGGGCACCACCACCTCGCAGTGAGAGCGCCCacatctcctcttcctccaccactggcaCCAACCCTGGCGTCCCCAAGATGGGGGTTCGTGCTCGTGTGGCTGATTGGCCCCCAAGGAAAgatgggggaggagggggtgttTGGCATATCACTGTGGAAACCGACTCCCCCAGCTCTACAAACACCACTAGCTCTTCAGGATCAGGAAGTGGGGATAGAGAAAGACTTgtaggagggggaggaggaggtggtggaggaggaggaggaggtggtggaggaggtggtggtggaggaggaagtggaggaggaggcggcagtggaggaggaggggtgtcAGCCGTCACAGCCCACAGCAATCTGTCAGCCAAGCTGGGCCACCTGATAAGCCCCCAGGACTCATCCATGCTGCGCAACATCCACAACACACTAAAGAGCAAGATGCATGGCAAGGGAAAGGACAATCGCTTCCTGTCACCGGATGGCTATCTGGGCTCACCTCGCAAAGGCATGAGGCGCATCCGTCAACGCAGTAACAGTGATATAACTATCAGTGAGCTGGATGTGGACGGTAATGAGGGCTGGTCATTCTCCGGGTGGACACCCATGCACCGTGAGTATGGCAGCACCTCATCCATAGATAAACATGGTGTGTCAGGAGAGAGCTTCTTTGACATGCTCAAGGGATACCAGTCCTCTGAGGCCCCTGATCAGCGAAGCCCAGCTCCAGACAAGCTAACCGAGCTACTTACCGTGGCCCCAACAAAACAGGCTGCCCTGGACTTGCCAGATGGGCCGTTGGGTCCAGCTAGAGGTAGTCCTGCCAGCCGGctgaaggaaagagagaagcaCTTGAAGAGGAGGTCAAAGTCGGAGACCGGTGGAGAGTCGATATTCCGTAAGCTGCGCAGCGTGAAGGTGGAGGGTGACTCCTCAAGGGCTGGCTCAGATGCTGAAGATGGGGGGAAAGGGGATGAGAGTGGCCCACCTCCCAAACCCTGGGCATGTCAAAAAGGCTTTGCCCATTTTGATGTCCAGTCTCTACTCTTTGACCTCAATGAGGTAATCCATAGTCGGCAGTCTGGGTCCAAACGCAAGAACACCACTACCGGTGCctcggctgctgctgctgcctctgctTCGGCCacatcctccctctcctccaatCAGAGTGGAGTGTACGGGTCACCCTGTGGCTCACAAGAGGAGCTGAGCAAGGAGGGGACAGGAGGAGGACACGGTACCAACCCGGTCTTGGACCCTGGTGATGACAAGAGTAATGACCTGGTGCTCAGCTGCCCTTGTTTCAGGAATGAGATTGgtggagagcgagagaggaacATCTCTCCACCTAAACAG CAGGGCAGCATAGGTAGTGGTGGTAGCTCAAGCAATTCTTCTGGAAGTACAGAGGAAGGACCTTTGGATGCCATCCTCACTACTCATTTTACTAATGCTGGTGTGGCTGTGTTGGAGGCTGCCAAAGACGGGCCGAGCCAACATGCTGACAGGTCCAAACGTTACATTATGGAACATGTTGACCTCGGCACCTATTACTACCGAAAGTACTTCTACCTCAGAG AACACTGGAACTACCTGGGGGTAGACGAGAACCTGGGCCCAGTGGCAGTGAGTTTGAGGAGGGAGAAGTTGGATGAACACAAGGAGCATGGCCAGCAATACAACTTCAGGGTCATCTTCAGAACGAGTGAG CTGAATACCCTGAGGGGCTCCATCCTGGAAGATGCGGTACCTTCCACATCCAAGCATGGTCTAGCTCGAGGCCTGCCCCTCAAAGAGGTGCTGGAGTACCTGGTGCCTGAGCTCAACGCCCACTGCCTGCGCCTGGCGCTCAACACCCCTAAGGTCACTGAGCAGCTAATGAAGCTGGATGAGCAGGGG TTGAGTTTCCAGCGGAAGGTGGGGGTGATGTACTGCATGGCAGGCCAGAGCAGCGAGGAGGAGATGTACAACAATGAATTGGCTGGTCCTGCTCTGGAGGAGTTCCTTCATCTGCTGGGGGAGAGGGTTAGACTCAAAGGCTTCACCAAGTACCGGGCCCAGCTGGACACCAAGA CTGACTCGACGGGCACCCACTCCATGTACACCACTTACAAAGACTATGAGATCATGTTTCATGTGTCTACCATGCTGCCATACACACCCAACAATAAGCAACAG TTACTCCGGAAGCGTCATATTGGGAATGATATCGTCACGATCGTGTTCCAGGAACCCGGAGCGCTCCCTTTCACCCCCAAAAATATTCGCTCACACTTCCAGCACGTCTTTGTTGTTGTGCGTGCTCACAACCCATGCTCCGACAACAGCTCCTACAG TGTTGCTGTCACTCGGTCCAAAGACGTACCCTCCTTCGGCCCCCCTATTCCAGAAGGCGTGGCTTTTCCCAAGTCCTCTGTGTTCCGGGACTTCCTGCTGGCCAAGGTCATCAATGCAGAAAATGCTGCCCACAAGTCGCACAAGTTCCGTGCCATGGCCACCCGAACGCGCCAGGAGTACCTGCGCGACCTGGCTGAGCGCCACACCACCAGCACACCCATCGACCCCTCTGGGAAGTTCCCTTTCATCTCACTGGCCCacaagaaaaaagagaagagcaGGCCGTATGAAGGGGCAGAGCTGCGCAGCCTGGGGGCGGTGACCTGGCTGGTCCACGTTGAGGATCACGGGACCGGAGGGGAACTGGAGGCCCTCCTTTCTATCTCCAATGACTTTCTCATCCTGTTGGACCAAGAGGCCAAGGCCGTGGTGTTTAACTGTGCCACTAAGGACGCGATTGGCTGGACGCTGAGCAGCCCTGCGTCTTTGCGGATTTTCTACGAGCGGGGAGAAAGTGTGTCTCTGAGGAGTATCAGTAATAATACTGAGGATTTCAAAGAGGTGGTCAAACGTCTAGAG TTCCTGACTAAAGGCTGTGAGACATCCGAGATGACGCTTCGTCGAAATGGCCTGGGACAGCTGGGCTTCCACGTAAACTATGAAGGCATCGTGGCTGAG GTGGAGCCATATGGTTACGCCTGGCAGGCAGGACTGCGGCAAGGAAGCCGATTGGTAGAAATCTGCAAAGTTGCTGTAGCAACGCTGACCCATGAGCAGATGATTGACCTCCTGCGGACCTCAGTGACCGTGCGTGTTGTTATCATCCCGCCACATGATGACGCCACCCCACGCAG AGGCTGCTCAGAGCTCTATCGGATGCCTGTGTCAGAATACAATAAgggcggcggcagcagcagcagcgataGCGGCTCCTTCGAATACAAGTTCCCCTTccgcagcaacaacaacaagtggCAGAGGACCTCCAGCAGCCCTCAGCAGTCACTGACCGCCTCGCCACAGCCCCACACACCCAACCGGGCCATCAGTTTGGGTAGCTCAGTGGGGAAGACCCTGTCAGCTGAGAGGCTGGAGAGGGGCGCTGCCATCCCACGCAGTGTCAGTAGTGATGGCCGGCCCCTGGACACCAAGAG gATGTCTCCGGGCAGTGAGAGCTATAGCTTGGCCTCCTCCTTGGCATTGGGTCGTTCCCCTCACAATCGCAGCTCACCCAGCAACCTGTCTTGTTCCAGTGACGCCTCCGGAAGCTCTGCTCACTGGAGACAGAAGTCCATGCCGGAGCA GTTTGCAGGCAGCCGCCACTCTCCGATGTCTGGGGAGAGACGAGAGGTGGTTGGAGAGGGCGGGTCCAGTGGAAAGTCAACGCCCAATTGGTCGAGaatggaggaaggaggaggagccgAACGAGGATCAACAG AGGCCCCAGTCTCCAAGTCTGGTCAAGGCTACTCTGGAGCTCCCCGCATCCAGAGGCAGGAGCAGGTCATCCACCTCTCCCCGAAGAAGGGCAGCCAG TCGGATGGCCCTTATTCTGGGCACTCCAGCAGTAACACTCTATCCAGCACAGCTTCCAGCGGGGGCCACAGTGACAGCGATAAATGGTACGAAATGGGAGCGGGTGGAGGCTCCAGCGGTGACCAGGGGGAGCCAGAGCCCAACGGCTTGGGTGGAGGGGGCTACCTGCAGGGGGCTTCGGCCGACAGCGGCATCGACACCAGCTCTTATGGAGCttcccaccacacacacccccactctcATCACGGCAGCACCACCTCCCTGCTGGCTCCCAGCGGAGGCCGGGAAAGCAGGGAGCGGTCAGTGTCCCCATGGCACAGCCCCACTGAGGGAGGACGCAGGATGCTGGAGAGGTCGCCAGCTGCAGCCGAGTCCCCGGGCCCTCCAGCAGAAAGGAGCCAGGACGGGACAGGCCGAACCCCACCTACCCATCTCCTCGTTAGAGACAGCAGCACCTACAGTCTGAGTGAGACTGGATCACACTcaag TGCCAGGCACTCAGGCCACAGCTCCCCAAGAGACGAGTCCTCCTCTTCAACCACCTCGCCCTCGTCCCAGTCCTCACCGTCCCCTGGGCCCAAGAGCTTCTACCCCCGCCAAGGAGCTCAGTCCAAGTACCTGATTGGTTGGAGGAAACCCGGTTCCACCATTAATTCTGTTGACTTCGGAGACACACGCAA GAAGTCTCCAGGAGAGAGTGGAGGGGAGGTTGTTCCAACCCCAGCAGCCAGGCCCTCTCTTCGGGATATGCACTCGCCTCAGCCTCATGCTAAATCTACTATGGAGGAAGATGTGAAGAGACACAGTGCCCCAGACAGCCCTCCACCACCACGCAGACATAAGGAAAAG CACCACCAGAAATCAGCACCAAGCCAGCCTCACAGCCACCGTCGCTCACTCCATCGCACCCTGTCTGATGAGAGTATCTATCGCGGCCAGCGCCTTCCTCCCCTGTGCGACTCAGTGGCTGACCCGGCACTCAGCAGTGATGTTCTCTTCAGCTGCTCCACCCTCCCACGCTCACCCACCACCCGCGGTGTCCCCCTCCGACGGCCTTCCTATAAGCTGGGAGTCAAACTCCACG GTGACCTTTCAGCATCTGACACATCATTGGTGGATTTGGTGGAGCGTCATCGTGGACCCCTCCCTCAGGAGCTGATGCCCCTCCCGTCTCAAGACAGGGACAGCCCCCTAGAGTGGACACACCTGGTGGATGTGGCCAGTACATTTGAGAGTGAAAGAAACACACACTATG TCCAGAGAAGTTATGTGTTCGGAGATTCAAACCACCGAAACAGCGGCGCCTCCAGCCCCCAACAGGGCCACATAGAGCTGCAGCCCGCTCCACTGTCACGGCCCTCATCTAG TGAGGGTCACAGAGGGCTGGAGAGGAAGGTGACCAAGCTGGAGGCCATGGTGAAGATGCTCCAGGAGGACCTGAAGAAG GAGCGTGAAGAGAAGGTGAGACTTCAGGGTCAGATCAAGAGGCTGTGGGAGGACAACCAGAGACTGCAGGAGGAGTCCCAGACCTCTGCCGCTAAGCTCAAGAAGTTCACAGAGTGGGTCTTCAACACCATCGACATGAACTGA